In Rickettsiella endosymbiont of Aleochara curtula, one genomic interval encodes:
- a CDS encoding acyloxyacyl hydrolase, producing MKILRVLIKKNCLLFLYISSIVISLIPENAYPAMHGLQISYGTGDPDHLKGYRVAVQQFWPWVGFSKSPVNLTGYWDLSYANWHTNPPLANQPRSISILAVSPLIRLQSRENWLLAAQPYLELGVGASWLSNNHLGHRNLGGQFAFQDLMGLGLRWRISKTVIGTLSYHYLHYSNASLLPPNQGIDVKHLFTLGYEF from the coding sequence TTGAAAATTTTACGTGTTTTAATCAAAAAAAATTGCCTCTTATTCCTATATATCAGCTCCATAGTGATCAGTTTAATTCCTGAAAATGCCTATCCCGCAATGCATGGATTACAAATTTCCTATGGAACCGGAGATCCTGACCATTTAAAGGGGTATCGAGTTGCTGTTCAACAATTTTGGCCATGGGTAGGTTTTTCTAAATCCCCGGTGAATTTAACCGGCTATTGGGATCTCAGCTATGCCAATTGGCATACCAACCCGCCGCTTGCCAATCAGCCACGCTCTATCAGCATTTTGGCAGTTTCTCCGCTCATACGCCTACAGAGCCGCGAAAATTGGCTGCTAGCCGCCCAGCCATATCTCGAATTGGGTGTCGGTGCTAGCTGGCTTTCTAATAATCATTTGGGCCATCGAAATTTGGGAGGGCAATTTGCTTTTCAAGATTTAATGGGCCTAGGTCTACGTTGGCGAATAAGTAAAACGGTGATAGGCACATTGAGCTATCACTACTTACATTATTCAAATGCCAGTTTGCTGCCCCCGAATCAAGGCATCGATGTAAAGCATTTAT